ACAAGACTTTAATATAAGAAAAACTAAATAACGTTACCAATTATAAATGTAATCTTGGCTATAAGAAAAACTTTCCAATTATAAATGTATACACACAAATATCAATCAAAATATGCATTTGGTGCAACAAACTCTTAATGTATCTCATCGTTCATAACCACATATGATGTAGCAAAAGCGCGCAGCAGACCGAAACATATTAAACGGTATATAAACTAAGATAATAACGGGATATACCAAAAATAAGATACATCGAAAAGAGTATGTATACACACACATGTGACATTTTCCATACACACATGTGACATTTTCCATTGCATTTACGCTTAGCTCTTCAATACTAATAACATGGGCGGTTGCGGTAGCAGTTAAGAGGGCCAGCGTCTGCGGTTAGAGAAGGAACCAAGTTCCCTGGAGCGACTGGGAATCGCTGAGCAGAACTATATGGAAGCGCAACGCTGCCGTAACCAGAAGGAACGAAGTAAGCGCCGTTCTTGAAAACGTCTTTTGAAGTTCTCCATCTCCAATTGTTCCACCCTCCTTTAACTTCTCTCTTTGTCACCTGTTTATTAAATTGATTTAGGCTTAGCATTCTATTTCCATGCATTTACCATAGGTATAGTTATAATACTCCTCCGTTCGTATACGAATGATACGATGTTTTAGAAAGATTGATGTTTTAGAATATAGGTAATGTACTTGTCTTTAAAATTAAAACATTAAATAAACTGTAAGAATATTAGTGGTGAAACTTTGGTGAATCCAAAAAGTGATAAACAAAATAATTTATTTATTATAGTCAAAACATTAAACATTTGTATCCATATGGAGTATGTGTTTATCTTGATGATCATTATACTTAACTCAAACAGGACGTCTAGAAATAAATCAGCCGTGTAAACGTCCAATGGTAAGCTGCCGTCACTTAAAAAACAGCGGAAAATTTTGGGTGGTCCAATAGTCATGGTAAACTAATTATTGTTTTTTCTTTTTATAAAATGTCATTTTAAAATTTTTGTTTGACAAAAATGTTATTTTACATTTTTAATGCAAATTTATAAATAATATTTCAATTTTAACTTTATTATCTTAATATATTAGTTGGAAAGCTTTTTAAATATATTAATGATGGACAAAAACTTTTCAAAAAGCGTTTTAAATTTATGCGAAAATTGTCAAAATGATATGTTCGTGAACCAATGGAGTAATACTAACGAAATTTTATATATACAGTAATATACATAAATTAATAACATTGAGACTATGATAATTTATTAATTTATAGAGTTGTTAATTTATAAAAAGTTTTTTTTTTGAATTTTTGAATATTTTTTATAAAATAAGAAATAGTTGATTTTCTAAATTTTAGAAATTCAACTTTTATATTGTTTTATTAAATTATCTAGTGTATATGTATTCTTTAAAGTTTAAATTTGGTTTTAGATATAATTTTATTAAATATTATCAAAATATATTGAAGGGTTTAGAAAATAGAGATAATTTTATTATCAATATAAAACAAAAAATACGAGGTTTTAGTTAGGGGTGTCAAAATGAGCTATAGCTCATGATATGGCTCAGCTCAGCTCGTTTTTTCATGAGCAAGATCTCTATATTTTATCGAGCTTAAATTAAATCACGAGTTATATGAACGATCTTTAATGAACATGAGCTGACTCATGAGCTTGTTCATTTTATACTTACAATAATATATAATATATTTTATATATATTATATTTGGATAATTTCTATTTTATGTAAAAAAGAGATAATTTCTATATTTATCATATTTATCTTCTAAAATTAAAATGTAAAACATACATATAATACATCGAAGATGAATTGGCTCAAGACTCTCACGAAGAATAGAGATTTGGATCATTGGTTTTGCTTTAATTTAATTTATATTAGGTGTTTTTTTTTGTCATGTATTGGTTTTTATTTAGCATTTAATATTTATGTTTTGAATGTTTTAATATTAAATTTTGAACAATATTATAGAAGTTATTCTATCACTATCACTATTTTATTTTATAATTATTATTATTGTTTAGATAACGAGTTAGCTCATTTAACTCATGATCTAGATGATATGAGTTCGTGTTTACATATTGAAGCTCATATAATAAATGAGCTGAGTTGAGCTAGTTCATGAAAAAGCCGAGCTCACTATGAGCTGAGCGGAGTTGAGCGAGTTATCTCATTTTGACACCCCTAATTTTAGTTGTACTTATATAAAATGTATATATATTATTAATTTATGATTTTAATGGGACTACAAATTTATATAGGATTCTCTGAGAAGATAATATTTTATTATCTTACTGATTTATGTCATATTTTGAATTGACTCAACTCGGAACCAAAAATAATTATTATTTTTTCGTATTTATTAATTTATCGAGTATTAATTTATAGAGTTTCTACTCCCACTGATAAGTGTTCCAAACGTTCAACTAATGTCTAGTATATGAAGTACATAAATTCAATCGGTCCAACACAGCCTAATTCAGATTAATTAGAGTAATCTTACTTGTGTTGTGTTTTTTATAATTTTTCAATAGTACCCTATAAGAGAACAAACATGGAAATACAAATACAATGAGGATTCATTGATGCTAGTCCCCAACTACAAAAAAAAACTTATACGTACCGGTATCCACAAAAAACTTCCGGTATCTAAAAATAGCATTTAGTGTCAGATTTAGTTCCTGATTGTTGGTTTTTTCCTTCATTAGCCCAAACCCAAAAAATCATGATCCATATTAAGAGCGCAAAAGAAGAACACAAGGAGAAAGAATTAAGGAGAAGGAGAGAGAAAAAAGTATATTGAATAGAATAATTAATGTTAGATATTTTGAAATAAAATAATAATTTAGAGAAATCTAGAACATGTTAGAGTATGCTCCTTCACTTGTATAAATAGGGGTGCTTAGCACCATTTGTATCATCCAAGAATCAAGCAAAGCAATTGAGAGAAAACATTCAAGAAAAATTTCTAAGAAAGTTTCTAAAAGAATCTCCAAACACAAGCCTTAGTAGAAAATCACTTTCCTAAATACAAAAGCTATCACAAATATAAACCGTTTACATTTCATCTTAACCTCTCAAAGAAAATATTATCCGCTACCTTTCCCAACAGCTGGTATCAGAGCAAGGTTACCATTATCTTTGAAGAAGTGAAGATGGAGGCCACCGTTACCTTTGAAGGTGACATGTTCAAGCTCACGACGGACAACTTCTCTTATTGGAAACCGATGATGGAAGATCACCTTTATTGTAAGGATTTGCATGAGTCCATCATCATGAAGGATAAGACGGAAGGAAAGGATGATAAAGCATGGGAGATTCTTAATAGAAAGGCGGTTGCTGTAATACGTAAGTATGTCGACCGATCTCTCTTTGAACATGTCTCTGAAGAAGTTCGCAGGAAGGAGTGAGGTTCGAGTTCTTATTCAGAAGCTAACATTGTTGATAGACGAGGTAGAGAAGAGACTCGTGGTCACAACAGAAGCATAGGACGAGACCAATCTCGAGGAAGATCTAAGTCACGTCCAAGAGTCACCTGTTATTACTGTGGCAAGCCGGGTCACATGAAGTCGGAATGTCAGTTTTTCAAGAAAGACAAACAAGCCGGTAATATCAAACCAGACCGGCTCAATCCTACGAAGAAGCATGAAGACAAGACTACCACCATTGTGAAAGACCAGAGCGGAGAGCTATATCTCGTTGGAGAATGTAATCTTAGCTCTGATGATAGCTCATGGATAGTTGATTCTGGTGCGTCTTTTCATGTCACCCCTCATGGAAGCTTCTTCACAACCTACCAAAATGGTGACTTTGGTAATGTTCAAATGGGAAATCAAGGAAGAATCAAGATTGTTGGAAAAGGGGATGTTATTCTTACATCAAACACTGGATGTAAGATAGTTCTCAAGGATGTGAGNNNNNNNNNNNNNNNNNNNNNNNNNNNNNNNNNNNNNNNNNNNNNNNNNNNNNNNNNNNNNNNNNNNNNNNNNNNNNNNNNNNNNNNNNNNNNNNNNNNNTAATCCCCAAGACCATGAACAAGTGATTGGAGAGGATGGCGAAGGGGTTCCCATCATTGATCCAAATGGTGATGAAAGTGGAGAAGAAGATCAAGTGGAACCAGAGGAAGAACACGAGCCAAGAAGGTCTGGAAGAGAGACAAGACCATCTGTAAGATATTATCGAGATGAGTATGTTAATCTTACAGATGAGGGTGAGCCTCAAAGCTATGAGGAACAGATGAGGGGGAGCCTCAAAGCTATGAGGAGGCCATAGGAGACACACATAGAGATGAGTGGGTTGAAGCTATGCAAGAAGAAATGCAATCCTTGCATGATAATCACACTTATGAGCTGATGAAGCTACCAAAAGGAAATAGCGCCTTGAAGAACAAGTGGGTGTACAGGTTGAAGTATGAAGAGAGAAGCTCAAATCCAAGATACAAAGCTCGATTGGTTGTGAAAGGATTCAACCAGAAGAAAGGCATAGATTTTGAAGAAATGTTCTCTCCAGTGGTGAAGATGTTCTCTATCTGAGTGGTTATTGGTCTAGCAGCGGTTCTAGACTTGGAGATTGAACAACTCGATGTCAAGACGGCCTTTTTACATGGTGAACTCGAGGATGAGATCTATATGGAGCAACCTGAAGGATTCAAGGTTCCAGGAAAAGAAGACTTGGTGTGCCGATTAGAGAAGAGTCTTTACGGCCTCAAGCAAGCTCCAAGACAATGGTACAAGAAGTTTGACTCCTTCATGGTGGATCATAACTTCAAGAAAACCAAAAATGATCATTGGGCTTTCATAAAGAGGTACGAAAGCGGTGACTTTCTCATATTATTGTTCTATGTTGATGATATGTTAACTGTGGGCCAAGACCGCAACAAGATAGCCGCATTGAAGAAAGATTTGGAAAGGTGTTTTGCGATGAAAAATCTGGGGCAAGCGAGACAAATTTTTGGAATGAAGATCACTTGGGATAGACCAAAGAAGCTTCTATGCTTGTCCCAAGAACGATATGTTGAAAGGGTGTTGGAGAGATTCAACATGCACAAAGCAAAGCAGGTGAGCACTCCACTTGCTTTCAAGTTATGTTCGGAGCAAAGTCCAACAAGTGAGAAAGAGAAAGAAGAAATGAAGACTACCCCATATGCATCAGCAGTAGGCAGTCTCATGTATGCTATGGTGTGCACCAGACCGGACATTGCCTATGCAGTAGGAGTTGTAAGTCGCTTTCTAGCGAATCCAGGAAAGGAGCATTGGAAAGCAGTTTAGTGGATCCTACGCTATCTACGAGGCACAACGAAGAAGTGTCTATGTTTTGGCAATGGAAAATTGGAGTTGAATGGTTACACCCATGCAGATTGGACTGGTGATATATATTCAAGGAAATCGACATCAGGCTTTGTTATTACCTTTGCAGGGGGAGCTGTTTCCTGGCAATCGAAATTACAAAAGTGTGTTGCCTTATCCACCACGGAAGAGGAGTACATCGCAGCAACGGAAGCGTGCAAGGAGATGCTATGGATGAAGAACTTCTTGCTTGAGTTGGGAGTAAAGCAAGAAAAGTACAACATGCTATGTGACAACCAAAGTGCTATTCAATTAGCAAAAAATCCAACGTTTCACTCTCGCTCAAAGCACATCGATATCCGACATCACTGGATCCGAGAAGTTCTGGAAGAGAAGCTCATACATCTCACAAAGGTACACACCGACGAAAACTGGTCAGACTTTATGACCAAGGTATTACCGATCAAGAAGTTTGAAGATTGCTGCAAAGGCACCGGCATGACAACGGTTTCGGGCTAAGTCGGAAAGGGGGAGATTTGTTGTTTTTTTTCTCCATTAGCCCAAAACCCAAAAATCATGATCCATATTAAGAGCTCAAAAGAAGAACACAAGGAGGAAGAATTATCTAGAATTATGGAGAAGAAGAGAGAAAGTATATTGTGTAGAATAATTAATGTTAGATATTTTGAAATAAGATAATAATTTAGAGAAATCTAGAACATGTTAGAGTTTGCTCCTTCACTTGAATAAATAAGGGTGCTTAACATTATTTGTATCATCCAAGAATCAAGCAAAGCAATTGAGAGAAAACATTCAAGAAAGAGTTCTAAAAAAGTTTCTAAAAGAATCTCCAAACACAAGTCTTAGTAGAAAATCTCTTTCCCAAATACAAAAGCTATCACAAATATAAACCGTCTACATTTCATCTTAACCTCTCAAAGAAAATATTTTCCGCTATCTTTTCCAACACTGATTTATACGGGTATAAGTATATCACTAGGAGGACACAGTAAAAAATACCTCTTTGCTGTTAGAATTATCAGAAGCAATGAAATAGTTGCCTTCACTGAAAATGGTTGGATCGGCGCTACCACCAATTGCATACATTATCCATTTATCGTATCTATTGTTTGCCACGTGAGCGTACCCTCGTCGTACCCTGCAGCCACCACATTTTATAGATTATTATATCTCTAACTCTGTATTAAATTTACATCTATGTAGTAATTAGTGATTTAGCAAACAAAAAGACTAACTACCTTGGCATTCTCTCCACAAGTCCTGGTCCAAAATGATTGAATGCAACGGTCACTTTCATTTTCACATCTTGCACGAAATCATCGTTGTGTCCAAGCAACATCACCTATAAATAAATAACAGCCTAAATCATCAAAATGTGATATTAGTTGCTCGAGCTCTAAACTAATGATTTCAAAAAATGAATAGAAAATTGAAATGAACTGACTTTATCATGCTGAGTAAAATAGTTGTTGGAAATGGTGATTCCCGTGGAAGCATGGATCACATCGATGAGACCGTCAGTACAGCTCGCTAGGTAACAATGGTCGATCCAAATATTAGACGAACCGGAAATCGCGATCGCATCACCGTCCGATCCTTTCCGGTGACCTACGTGCGTTGTGCTACTCCTCACCATTCCGTACTTGCCCGGTTTGCAGTCGTGGATCCTGATACCGTGCACAATTACGTTCGTCACTTCTTGTATCGTAATACAAGGTCCGTACGCAATTTCCACTTTTGCCCCTCTCCCATCGATGGTCTTGTAGCTATTGACCATGAGCTCGTTCTCTAAGGTTAAGACCATATCCTTAGCGAAAGTGATCCACAGCGGCTTGTCTTGGATCACACCGTATCGCAGAGAACCGGGTTGAGGGTTCGCTGCATTATCATTAGGGTTGGTGACAACATATATACTACCTTTCTTGCCGCCCAAGGCTGATGAACCAAATCCAACGGCACAATCGGCTAAATCTTTGCGATTGGCCGTCCAGTCAGACTTGAGCCGCCAACACGAGTCCACCGGATTCATGATGTTCTGAGGTTTCTCGGGTAGGTAGCTGGCCACCGGGTTATACCCGTAATAGCCGTTGTTAATGGCTCCAACCAAGGACTGACATAAGAATAGTGTCACGGAGAGACACAAAATGAAGAAAGGAGTCATGGTCTGGTAGGGGGTTTAAGGTTTGAGAAGGGAGATTATGAAAAGAGAAAAAATGGATGACAAGTACTTAAGGGAGTGTTTAGATGAGAGATTATGTCGGAAAGATCAGATAGTGTGGTAAACACGATCCTGTCTAATTTTGGCCTAAAGATAAAAGTTGTATTGGTGAGACTTTGGTGTTGTTGTACAAGATGTCAAGATCACACCTACGTGCTTCCCCACTAACATTTCTCTAACCAATTTGCTTGGATGGAAAATCCAGTTTCGAATAGTTATATGTGTTTGATAATTATTATATTATACATTTATTAGTGTAATGTTTATTTGGTCGGCTTTTTATATGTACCTGTACCAATCGACTAGTCATACTTGTTTCATGGTACATAGGAGGGTGTTTTTCGCTAGAAGATTTCATTCGGCACAACTCTCATAACATAACCAGATTTATCAAAAATATAAATGAAATGATAATGGTCTTAACCCAATAAATTTAGGGGATACCCTTTCATACATCCTACAGTTATTATAAACAGAATTAATTCATCAGAATATACAAATGCAACATTTTCAGAATTGTTCTGCGGTTGCTTGATGTATCCGGAGCCAAGAGAGGCAGTTTTTCCCAATTAAGAAATGCAATGGGCATAAAATTTTGAAAGATGGGATGAGGATCGCCAAAACTCACATAGTGCAATCCAATACTAGAATTGTATCCGTTCAAAAACTGGTAAGAGTCCATCAATGACCGTAGACAGAAGCCTCTCGCGTGATCCATTTCTATTCATACCCATATCTAATTGAGTCAAAAGAATCATCATTTTGCATGAGCTTCATGCATATGGTTGAAGCTCAAATCAAGGTCAACACACGCAAATTATCGTTTTGGAGCCTCAGAGCATGAACAGCCTAGCACACCTGATCATGATTCAATCGTTGAATCTTGTTTCTTCATAGAATACACAAAATAATTTGGTATTGTAATTATTTATTTTCTTTCAACTTTTCCCAAAATTCAGTTTTCAAAAGAAAAATTACTTGGTATTGTAGTTACTTATTTTCATTCAATTTTTTCCCAAAATTCAGTTCAAAATAAACTAATCAGATCATTGAGAAAAATGGTCCGAATCTGAACAAAACCAGGCTTTAAAAGGTCTATTACCTTTTGCGGCTCTTTTCTTCTTTGCGTTTCTACCGGGGATAACATATCTTAAGTCAAGAATTTTAAGAGACATTAAGTAATATATAAAGGGTTATGGTCAATCCAGTAATCACCAATTGGTTTTAAGTTGGAAGTCTATAATAAACTCGAATCTAACATTGTATCAGAGCCCAAATCCTAAATACCCTAAACTCCTAATTAATATGACCATTTCGACCGGGTATAAAGGTCGTATTTGACCCTGACTTAATAAGACTCGCTTGACCGAGTATAAAATGTCTTAAAGTTCCAAAATTTCTGGCCGATAAAAACTATAATCTCGAGGAGGGGTATTAGGGATAAAGTATCCCACATCGGAAATTCTAAGAGACATCCGACTGGTGACCATTCTGAAAACAAGAGGAACGAATAGGAAAAGAACGTAGAAGAATAAATTTTCAGGAATGAAAACGAATGGTTGTTTCATCTCATATTTAATAAAGAATAACTTTGTTCTTTATTTATCTACAAAAAAAAAAATGGTAGGAAATGAAAAGGAAAAATTATTCCTTATGAATGGTGATTTCTTTAGGAATGTTAGGGAATGCATTATTCATCGTCGTTCATTAGTCACCATTCATACTTTGAGCTAAGGTCAATTCACTAATCACCGATTGGTTTTAAGTTAGAAACCCATAATAAATATGAATCTATCAATTTCTTCTAACGTCCAAAGCCATTTAAGATGCATACCACAATAAAACTAATTTCTTCTATTTATTGTTGCAAAGATTAATTTTTAGACCTATAACGAAAGCTAACAAGGAACTTTACATCGGCATATATGTTTTTTGCCAAAGTAATCACACTTGCAACTATATGGCCTATTGCTATCACCTCCTTTCTTAACAAAGTCGTTCATGCACGTTTCGCTTCCATCACGGCCGCATCTCCCGGTAAATATATCCTTCTGGCCGCATAGGCTACCCATTGGAGTCAGTCCAGCTTCTACATCTATTAGTTCATATAAACCACAAAAAATCGTTAAATTTTTAACAAAAGATTATAGTTAGTGATAATTTAACAAACTTAAAATTAGAACATGGTCTACCACTTTTTCCAGGGAAACAGCGTACTTCGCAAAGTTTAGAGTTGTTAACTTTTACGTAAAACTAATAAAAACAAAGAGAAAGTATACGTGTTACCTTTGACATGGATCCGAACGAAAAACATGAGAAACAAGAAACCATAAAAACAGTAGCAGATCTCATGATTCTTTTACTGTGTTAATTTTATATTTTCACTCTTTTGTGCAAGTAAAAATTATAATTTTGTCTCTATATCGTACTAGTGGTCTAGTGCTATTGAATATGATGTGTTGTGAATCTAATTTATATACACATTGAACAAATGCTTTTGTGATCATTAATGTCTTATGAACCTGATTTGGAACGTATGTATTCAAATACCAAATCTAAAACCAATTAATGGGTATCTTAGCTAATTCTGGAAGGTAATCTTTAATTTATTTTTCCTTAAAGGTAATTTTAGTGGTTTCCAAATC
This sequence is a window from Brassica oleracea var. oleracea cultivar TO1000 chromosome C1, BOL, whole genome shotgun sequence. Protein-coding genes within it:
- the LOC106297447 gene encoding probable pectate lyase 16, with product MTPFFILCLSVTLFLCQSLVGAINNGYYGYNPVASYLPEKPQNIMNPVDSCWRLKSDWTANRKDLADCAVGFGSSALGGKKGSIYVVTNPNDNAANPQPGSLRYGVIQDKPLWITFAKDMVLTLENELMVNSYKTIDGRGAKVEIAYGPCITIQEVTNVIVHGIRIHDCKPGKYGMVRSSTTHVGHRKGSDGDAIAISGSSNIWIDHCYLASCTDGLIDVIHASTGITISNNYFTQHDKVMLLGHNDDFVQDVKMKVTVAFNHFGPGLVERMPRVRRGYAHVANNRYDKWIMYAIGGSADPTIFSEGNYFIASDNSNSKEVTKREVKGGWNNWRWRTSKDVFKNGAYFVPSGYGSVALPYSSAQRFPVAPGNLVPSLTADAGPLNCYRNRPCY